The proteins below are encoded in one region of Oryzias melastigma strain HK-1 linkage group LG7, ASM292280v2, whole genome shotgun sequence:
- the LOC112159232 gene encoding proline-rich transmembrane protein 3 isoform X1, with protein sequence MALSSLLFLGFLLFVHELDAQTVIGYSSSFSSMDLPRSSSPTKQTIRFWPSLPPRGRSDVPIRVTIQDRLTTINAVDQGQRITPETTHFSPSLTMTSSAENPIKETVVTEPTSSRPRTDTARLAFKQAFRRGEVATKNPNEPLNVRSSTTVGETANDGLGTAGNSEKGSVGDSEDGDTQGLGSGTVASKKDDLPPPLPTRGNEMAQYRLQEQTVMSKISNVKAPTPESHMSVLTTAHTSTTVSTAHHLEKRIPQSLNTTQQIPQTVGLPGKLASKNRIGLNQSAAVLTSPNPTSPSANQHPQTAGQLLTAKNSSILKTQSANVSATQEPVGTSTQDSKAVQLGGPAAGTTVRSSRTGNLSLLTPSDVPAPRSRFSPTYQASVVQRNHSFPLGHPYQAPYSTYNPAPSPSAHPYPNGTFLYWGDLSRTLAFAWELHVYGSGSLFLLLFAGAALGLTLSPATNCPHRGALAIANALLFLAGGLRAALFFIDPYGTRKVLPHSAVAVLYNLPLHLLVWTQASLVLLALRTTGISVFPVTIEHPPLVGVLAVLHCTLLLGVDLLSAALSPVVPVTLQVLSLCWGLAICLGFLCFVFPRIRCPPILSHGVPSEVSRKTWSGNQTIGVILGKVLVVCAVLGALCCGLHVHATLWLYGFLGNWTSFNWGWWLVHFWARLLELGWAFALLLLSSWVFWRPAGPRRGDEGGQEGRPAGDLPSPGQSAGSPQRHTCWSKIVQSLRGKPCRKSDSNGVGGGTGEIPNNWTGQERAGADISKSLIRNQNHEQSAIQPGCVKDSNRDHNHRDHAAAQGMSGGFVGSGMVLQPLGRPLQRSVSGSLDHDRDTSLSFCEFDLRPPSPIDLTRSIDEALHREHLLEGGSLFHPLNSQSPSPRSAVSQGPWLRRNSDPQMLSESSDAPTESSMPLGGSILSSVPSRQVTAPPTPSHPGNRWAENRVLSVPSSVSCPVSLRPTRTSTGHLGEEDTRPFITPDSEKARGKSGRSVGSRSYLEVSRHDDSVSASSEIIDL encoded by the exons ATGGCTCTTTCATCACTGCTGTTCCTGGGGTTCCTCCTCTTCGTTCATGAGTTGGATGCCCAAACTGTTATTGGCTATTCTTCTTCCTTCTCTTCCATGGATCTGCCAAGGAGTTCTTCGCCAACCAAGCAGACTATTCGGTTCTGGCCTTCCTTGCCCCCCAGAGGGCGCAGCGATGTGCCGATCAGAGTCACCATACAGGACAGATTGACAACTATTAACGCGGTGGACCAAGGGCAAAGAATAACCCCTGAGACAACACATTTCAGTCCCTCTTTGACGATGACCTCTTCTGCTGAGAATCCCATCAAGGAGACAGTTGTAACTGAACCTACTTCCTCCAGGCCCAGGACGGACACAGCCAGATTAGCTTTCAAACAGGCTTTCAGAAGGGGAGAGGTTGctacaaaaaacccaaatgaaCCTTTGAATGTGAGGTCTTCCACCACTGTTGGGGAGACTGCAAATGATGGATTGGGAACAGCTGGAAATTCAGAGAAGGGATCAGTCGGAGACTCGGAGGATGGGGATACACAAGGCTTGGGGTCAGGAACAGTAGCATCGAAAAAGGATGATTTACCTCCTCCTCTACCAACACGGGGTAATGAAATGGCTCAATATCGGCTACAGGAACAAACCGTGATGTCCAAAATCTCTAATGTAAAAGCTCCAACACCAGAGTCACACATGTCTGTTCTGACCACAGCCCATACGTCCACCACAGTCTCAACAGCACACCATCTCGAGAAAAGAATCCCACAGTCTTTGAATACAACTCAGCAAATACCCCAAACCGTTGGATTACCAG GTAAACTGGCATCAAAGAATCGAATTGGTCTAAACCAGAGTGCAGCTGTTTTGACATCTCCCAACCCCACATCGCCCAGTGCCAACCAGCACCCCCAGACTGCAGGACAGCTTCTGACAGCCAAAAACTCAAGCATTCTGAAAACACAATCAGCCAACGTTAGTGCTACACAGGAGCCTGTTGGAACGTCCACCCAAGACAGCAAAGCAGTCCAACTAGGAGGGCCAGCAGCAGGCACTACTGTGCGGTCCTCAAGGACAG GAAATTTGTCCCTCCTGACTCCCAGTGATGTCCCTGCTCCACGATCAAGATTTTCCCCCACATATCAGGCTAGTGTTGTTCAGAGGAACCACTCTTTCCCACTGGGGCATCCTTACCAAGCTCCTTATTCCACTTACAACCCAGCCCCATCTCCTAGTGCCCATCCGTACCCTAACGGCACGTTTCTTTACTGGGGTGATTTGAGCCGGACGCTGGCTTTTGCATGGGAACTTCACGTCTACGGGTCCGGAAGCCTCTTCCTCCTTCTGTTTGCTGGCGCCGCTCTTGGTCTCACGCTGTCCCCTGCTACCAATTGTCCCCATCGCGGTGCTCTAGCTATTGCTAATGCTCTACTGTTTCTGGCTGGAGGCCTCAGGGCAGCTCTGTTTTTCATTGACCCTTATGGCACACGGAAAGTCCTTCCTCACTCTGCAGTTGCAGTCCTCTACAACCTGCCTCTGCATCTGCTGGTGTGGACACAGGCTTCTTTGGTGCTGTTGGCATTAAGGACAACAGGAATCAGTGTCTTTCCTGTGACTATAGAGCATCCTCCTCTGGTTGGTGTTTTAGCCGTACTACATTGTACCCTGTTGTTAGGTGTGGATCTGCTGTCTGCAGCCCTGTCCCCTGTGGTACCTGTTACCCTGCAGGTCCTGTCCCTTTGTTGGGGGCTCGCTATATGTTTAGGctttctttgctttgttttccctCGCATACGCTGCCCTCCTATTCTCAGCCATGGAGTACCAAGTGAAGTCAGCAGGAAGACTTGGTCAGGAAACCAGACAATAGGAGTAATTTTAGGGAAAGTTCTGGTAGTCTGTGCAGTTCTTGGGGCATTATGCTGTGGATTGCATGTCCATGCCACCTTGTGGCTCTATGGGTTTTTAGGAAACTGGACAAGCTTCAATTGGGGGTGGTGGCTTGTACACTTTTGGGCCAGACTGCTTGAACTGGGATGGGCGTTTGCCCTTTTGCTTTTGAGTTCCTGGGTGTTCTGGAGGCCTGCAGGACCTCGGAGAGGGGATGAAGGAGGACAGGAGGGCAGGCCAGCTGGAGACTTGCCATCACCAGGCCAGTCTGCAGGATCCCCCCAAAGGCATACATGCTGGTCCAAAATTGTGCAAAGCTTGAGGGGAAAACCCTGCAGGAAGTCAGACAGCAACGGTGTGGGAGGAGGAACAGGGGAGATTCCTAACAACTGGACTGGCCAAGAGCGTGCTGGAGCTGATATTAGCAAGAGCTTAATTAGGAATCAGAACCACGAGCAGAGTGCCATCCAGCCTGGTTGTGTGAAGGACAGTAACCGCGACCACAACCACAGAGACCATGCTGCAGCGCAAGGCATGTCTGGTGGTTTTGTTGGCTCTGGGATGGTCTTACAGCCACTGGGCCGCCCTCTGCAGCGCTCAGTCAGTGGCAGTCTTGATCACGACAGGGATACTTCCTTGTCTTTCTGTGAGTTTGACCTGCGACCCCCATCCCCCATTGACTTGACTCGAAGCATTGATGAAGCTCTTCACAGAGAACACCTGCTTGAAGGAGGGAGTCTCTTTCATCCTTTGAACTCACAGTCACCCTCCCCGCGATCCGCTGTCAGCCAGGGTCCCTGGCTTCGCAGGAACAGTGACCCGCAGATGCTCTCAGAGAGCAGTGACGCTCCAACAGAGTCCTCCATGCCACTGGGGGGCAGCATTCTCAGCAGTGTACCCAGCAGGCAAGTGACTGCTCCCCCAACACCTTCCCACCCAGGTAACAGGTGGGCAGAAAACAGAGTCCTAAGCGTACCATCATCGGTGTCCTGCCCAGTGTCACTTCGACCAACCAGAACGTCGACGGGGCACCTGGGCGAGGAGGACACTCGACCCTTTATTACTCCAGACTCAGAAAAGGCGCGAGGGAAATCCGGGAGGTCCGTGGGTTCCCGGAGTTACCTGGAAGTCAGTCGACACGACGATTCTGTCAGTGCCAGCAGTGAAATTATTGACCTCTGA
- the LOC112159232 gene encoding proline-rich transmembrane protein 3 isoform X2 codes for MALSSLLFLGFLLFVHELDAQTVIGYSSSFSSMDLPRSSSPTKQTIRFWPSLPPRGRSDVPIRVTIQDRLTTINAVDQGQRITPETTHFSPSLTMTSSAENPIKETVVTEPTSSRPRTDTARLAFKQAFRRGEVATKNPNEPLNVRSSTTVGETANDGLGTAGNSEKGSVGDSEDGDTQGLGSGTVASKKDDLPPPLPTRAHTSTTVSTAHHLEKRIPQSLNTTQQIPQTVGLPGKLASKNRIGLNQSAAVLTSPNPTSPSANQHPQTAGQLLTAKNSSILKTQSANVSATQEPVGTSTQDSKAVQLGGPAAGTTVRSSRTGNLSLLTPSDVPAPRSRFSPTYQASVVQRNHSFPLGHPYQAPYSTYNPAPSPSAHPYPNGTFLYWGDLSRTLAFAWELHVYGSGSLFLLLFAGAALGLTLSPATNCPHRGALAIANALLFLAGGLRAALFFIDPYGTRKVLPHSAVAVLYNLPLHLLVWTQASLVLLALRTTGISVFPVTIEHPPLVGVLAVLHCTLLLGVDLLSAALSPVVPVTLQVLSLCWGLAICLGFLCFVFPRIRCPPILSHGVPSEVSRKTWSGNQTIGVILGKVLVVCAVLGALCCGLHVHATLWLYGFLGNWTSFNWGWWLVHFWARLLELGWAFALLLLSSWVFWRPAGPRRGDEGGQEGRPAGDLPSPGQSAGSPQRHTCWSKIVQSLRGKPCRKSDSNGVGGGTGEIPNNWTGQERAGADISKSLIRNQNHEQSAIQPGCVKDSNRDHNHRDHAAAQGMSGGFVGSGMVLQPLGRPLQRSVSGSLDHDRDTSLSFCEFDLRPPSPIDLTRSIDEALHREHLLEGGSLFHPLNSQSPSPRSAVSQGPWLRRNSDPQMLSESSDAPTESSMPLGGSILSSVPSRQVTAPPTPSHPGNRWAENRVLSVPSSVSCPVSLRPTRTSTGHLGEEDTRPFITPDSEKARGKSGRSVGSRSYLEVSRHDDSVSASSEIIDL; via the exons ATGGCTCTTTCATCACTGCTGTTCCTGGGGTTCCTCCTCTTCGTTCATGAGTTGGATGCCCAAACTGTTATTGGCTATTCTTCTTCCTTCTCTTCCATGGATCTGCCAAGGAGTTCTTCGCCAACCAAGCAGACTATTCGGTTCTGGCCTTCCTTGCCCCCCAGAGGGCGCAGCGATGTGCCGATCAGAGTCACCATACAGGACAGATTGACAACTATTAACGCGGTGGACCAAGGGCAAAGAATAACCCCTGAGACAACACATTTCAGTCCCTCTTTGACGATGACCTCTTCTGCTGAGAATCCCATCAAGGAGACAGTTGTAACTGAACCTACTTCCTCCAGGCCCAGGACGGACACAGCCAGATTAGCTTTCAAACAGGCTTTCAGAAGGGGAGAGGTTGctacaaaaaacccaaatgaaCCTTTGAATGTGAGGTCTTCCACCACTGTTGGGGAGACTGCAAATGATGGATTGGGAACAGCTGGAAATTCAGAGAAGGGATCAGTCGGAGACTCGGAGGATGGGGATACACAAGGCTTGGGGTCAGGAACAGTAGCATCGAAAAAGGATGATTTACCTCCTCCTCTACCAACACGGG CCCATACGTCCACCACAGTCTCAACAGCACACCATCTCGAGAAAAGAATCCCACAGTCTTTGAATACAACTCAGCAAATACCCCAAACCGTTGGATTACCAG GTAAACTGGCATCAAAGAATCGAATTGGTCTAAACCAGAGTGCAGCTGTTTTGACATCTCCCAACCCCACATCGCCCAGTGCCAACCAGCACCCCCAGACTGCAGGACAGCTTCTGACAGCCAAAAACTCAAGCATTCTGAAAACACAATCAGCCAACGTTAGTGCTACACAGGAGCCTGTTGGAACGTCCACCCAAGACAGCAAAGCAGTCCAACTAGGAGGGCCAGCAGCAGGCACTACTGTGCGGTCCTCAAGGACAG GAAATTTGTCCCTCCTGACTCCCAGTGATGTCCCTGCTCCACGATCAAGATTTTCCCCCACATATCAGGCTAGTGTTGTTCAGAGGAACCACTCTTTCCCACTGGGGCATCCTTACCAAGCTCCTTATTCCACTTACAACCCAGCCCCATCTCCTAGTGCCCATCCGTACCCTAACGGCACGTTTCTTTACTGGGGTGATTTGAGCCGGACGCTGGCTTTTGCATGGGAACTTCACGTCTACGGGTCCGGAAGCCTCTTCCTCCTTCTGTTTGCTGGCGCCGCTCTTGGTCTCACGCTGTCCCCTGCTACCAATTGTCCCCATCGCGGTGCTCTAGCTATTGCTAATGCTCTACTGTTTCTGGCTGGAGGCCTCAGGGCAGCTCTGTTTTTCATTGACCCTTATGGCACACGGAAAGTCCTTCCTCACTCTGCAGTTGCAGTCCTCTACAACCTGCCTCTGCATCTGCTGGTGTGGACACAGGCTTCTTTGGTGCTGTTGGCATTAAGGACAACAGGAATCAGTGTCTTTCCTGTGACTATAGAGCATCCTCCTCTGGTTGGTGTTTTAGCCGTACTACATTGTACCCTGTTGTTAGGTGTGGATCTGCTGTCTGCAGCCCTGTCCCCTGTGGTACCTGTTACCCTGCAGGTCCTGTCCCTTTGTTGGGGGCTCGCTATATGTTTAGGctttctttgctttgttttccctCGCATACGCTGCCCTCCTATTCTCAGCCATGGAGTACCAAGTGAAGTCAGCAGGAAGACTTGGTCAGGAAACCAGACAATAGGAGTAATTTTAGGGAAAGTTCTGGTAGTCTGTGCAGTTCTTGGGGCATTATGCTGTGGATTGCATGTCCATGCCACCTTGTGGCTCTATGGGTTTTTAGGAAACTGGACAAGCTTCAATTGGGGGTGGTGGCTTGTACACTTTTGGGCCAGACTGCTTGAACTGGGATGGGCGTTTGCCCTTTTGCTTTTGAGTTCCTGGGTGTTCTGGAGGCCTGCAGGACCTCGGAGAGGGGATGAAGGAGGACAGGAGGGCAGGCCAGCTGGAGACTTGCCATCACCAGGCCAGTCTGCAGGATCCCCCCAAAGGCATACATGCTGGTCCAAAATTGTGCAAAGCTTGAGGGGAAAACCCTGCAGGAAGTCAGACAGCAACGGTGTGGGAGGAGGAACAGGGGAGATTCCTAACAACTGGACTGGCCAAGAGCGTGCTGGAGCTGATATTAGCAAGAGCTTAATTAGGAATCAGAACCACGAGCAGAGTGCCATCCAGCCTGGTTGTGTGAAGGACAGTAACCGCGACCACAACCACAGAGACCATGCTGCAGCGCAAGGCATGTCTGGTGGTTTTGTTGGCTCTGGGATGGTCTTACAGCCACTGGGCCGCCCTCTGCAGCGCTCAGTCAGTGGCAGTCTTGATCACGACAGGGATACTTCCTTGTCTTTCTGTGAGTTTGACCTGCGACCCCCATCCCCCATTGACTTGACTCGAAGCATTGATGAAGCTCTTCACAGAGAACACCTGCTTGAAGGAGGGAGTCTCTTTCATCCTTTGAACTCACAGTCACCCTCCCCGCGATCCGCTGTCAGCCAGGGTCCCTGGCTTCGCAGGAACAGTGACCCGCAGATGCTCTCAGAGAGCAGTGACGCTCCAACAGAGTCCTCCATGCCACTGGGGGGCAGCATTCTCAGCAGTGTACCCAGCAGGCAAGTGACTGCTCCCCCAACACCTTCCCACCCAGGTAACAGGTGGGCAGAAAACAGAGTCCTAAGCGTACCATCATCGGTGTCCTGCCCAGTGTCACTTCGACCAACCAGAACGTCGACGGGGCACCTGGGCGAGGAGGACACTCGACCCTTTATTACTCCAGACTCAGAAAAGGCGCGAGGGAAATCCGGGAGGTCCGTGGGTTCCCGGAGTTACCTGGAAGTCAGTCGACACGACGATTCTGTCAGTGCCAGCAGTGAAATTATTGACCTCTGA
- the LOC112159233 gene encoding cytosolic sulfotransferase 2, protein MEIPPRPALFDFHGVSMTKYFTENWDNIQDFKARPGDILIASYPKAGNTWVSYILDLLYFSHMSPDRQDSVPLHERVPFLEFYMPGFPSGVDELNKSTIVPRIIKTHLPVQFLPKSIWEQNSKIIYVARNAKDSVVSFFHFDRMNKAEPEPGDWSSFLQRFMDGKMVFGSWYEHVRGWWEKKKSHPNILYLFYEDLIEDTEQGLDKLCSFLGLSPTSELKKQIIEKVLFDNMKNNKMANGSADEVLDFKISPFMRKGKVGDWKNHFTVQQNEQFSEDYDKKMKNTDLQFRTLL, encoded by the exons ATGGAGATCCCACCTCGCCCTGCACTGTTTGACTTCCATGGAGTCTCTATGACAAAATACTTTACTGAAAACTGGGACAATATCCAGGATTTCAAAGCAAGACCAGGAGATATTCTAATAGCATCCTATCCTAAAGCag GAAACACATGGGTGTCTTACATCCTGGACCTTctatatttcagccacatgtcACCTGATCGACAAGATTCCGTCCCACTACATGAAAGAGTGCCATTTCTGGAGTTTTACATGCCGGGATTTCCTTcgg GAGTTGATGAGTTAAATAAGTCGACGATTGTCCCACGCATTATAAAGACTCACCTTCCAGTTCAGTTTCTTCCCAAGTCCATCTGGGAGCAGAACTCTAAG ATCATCTATGTGGCTCGCAATGCTAAGGACAGTGTGGTTTCCTTTTTCCACTTTGATCGCATGAACAAGGCCGAGCCGGAGCCTGGCGACTGGAGCAGCTTCCTCCAGAGGTTCATGGACGGGAAAA TGGTTTTTGGTTCCTGGTATGAACATGTGAGAGGCTGGTGGGAGAAGAAAAAGTCCCATCCAAACATCTTGTATCTGTTTTATGAGGATCTAATTGAG gatACTGAGCAGGGACTTGACAAACTTTGCTCCTTCCTGGGACTGTCTCCCACCTCAGAGCTGAAGAAACAAATCATAGAAAAAGTTCTGTTCGAcaacatgaaaaacaacaagatgGCTAATGGTTCGGCTGACGAAGTCCTGGATTTTAAGATTTCTCCTTTCATGCGCAAAG gaaaaGTTGGTGACTGGAAGAATCATTTCACTGTGCAACAGAATGAACAGTTTTCAGAAGACTAtgacaagaagatgaagaacACTGATCTACAGTTTCGGACTCTTCTGtaa
- the LOC112159262 gene encoding cytosolic sulfotransferase 2, translated as MDSISRPELFDFHGVMMTKYFTDNWNNYQNFQARPDDILIATYPKAGTTWVSYILDLLYFGQTSTDRNTSIPIYERVPFLEIAVPGLEKGKDLADNLSTSPRLIKTHLPVQFVPKSFWEQNCRIVYVARNAKDNMVSFYHFDRMNKLQPESGEWSSFFQRFLEGKMVFGSWYDHVNGWWKKRQTHSKLHYMFFEDLVENTGGEIAKLSSFLGKSASAEEIETLSSSVQFDNMKKDKMANYSTLPVMDAKISPFMRKGKVGDWKNHFTVAQNEVFDEDYKKKMTDPTLQFRTEI; from the exons atGGATTCAATCTCTCGACCAGAGCTCTTTGACTTCCATGGAGTCATGATGACAAAATATTTCACTGATAACTGGAATAATTATCAGAACTTTCAAGCCAGACCAGATGATATACTAATCGCCACATACCCAAAAGCAG GAACTACATGGGTGTCCTACATCCTCGATCTGCTGTACTTCGGTCAGACATCTACGGACCGTAACACATCCATTCCCATCTATGAGAGGGTGCCATTTTTGGAAATTGCCGTTCCGGGCTTGgagaaag GCAAAGACTTGGCTGATAACCTGTCTACCTCCCCACGACTCATCAAAACTCATCTTCCAGTGCAGTTTGTTCCAAAATCTTTCTGGGAGCAAAATTGTCGG ATTGTTTATGTGGCTCGCAACGCAAAGGACAACATGGTGTCCTTTTACCACTTTGACCGCATGAACAAGCTTCAACCTGAGTCTGGGGAGTGGAGCTCCTTCTTCCAAAgatttttggagggaaaaa TGGTGTTTGGGTCCTGGTACGACCATGTGAACGGATGGTGGAAGAAGAGACAGACTCATTCAAAACTCCATTACATGTTTTTTGAAGATCTGGTTGAG aataCTGGAGGGGAAATAGCCAAACTTTCCTCCTTTCTTGGTAAATCTGCTTCAGCTGAGGAGATAGAAACACTCTCAAGTTCAGTGCAGTTTGATAACATGAAAAAAGACAAGATGGCCAATTATTCCACACTGCCAGTCATGGATGCGAAGATTTCACCTTTCATGAGAAAAG GAAAAGTTGGTGATTGGAAGAACCACTTTACTGTGGCTCAGAATGAAGTGTTCGATGAAGACTACAAGAAAAAGATGACGGATCCCACGCTGCAGTTCCGCACTGAAATCTGA
- the LOC112159261 gene encoding cytosolic sulfotransferase 1, with amino-acid sequence MSMNLEKMVLPPRPELFDFHGVSMIHYFTDNWDNYQNFQARPDDILIATYPKAGTTWVSYILDLLYFRESQEDRLTTIPIYERVPFLEISVPGLFSGKDLVDNLTTSPRLIKTHLPVQFVPKSFWEQNCRIVYVARNAKDNMVSFYHFDRMNKVEPEPGEWSSFFQRFLDGKMVFGSWYDHVNGWWKKKETYSKLHYMFFEDLVENTGQEIDKLCNFLGLSPSAKDVETLSSSVQFDNMKKDKMANYSTTPVMDFKISPFMRKGKVGDWKNHFTVTQNEAFDEDYKKKMTDPTLQFRTEI; translated from the exons atgtCAATGAATCTTGAGAAG atGGTATTGCCTCCTCGGCCAGAGCTGTTTGATTTCCACGGAGTCTCAAtgattcattattttacagACAACTGGGATAATTATCAGAATTTTCAGGCAAGACCCGATGACATACTCATTGCAACATATCCAAAAGCAG GGACTACATGGGTTTCATACATTCTGGATTTGCTGTACTTTCGTGAGTCACAAGAGGATCGTCTGACCACCATCCCAATCTATGAAAGAGTACCTTTCCTAGAAATCAGCGTCCCAGGTTTATTTTCAG GTAAGGACCTGGTTGATAATCTCACTACATCCCCACGACTCATCAAAACTCATCTTCCGGTCCAGTTTGTTCCAAAGTCGTTCTGGGAGCAAAACTGTCGG attgTTTATGTAGCTCGAAATGCAAAGGACAACATGGTGTCCTTCTACCACTTTGATCGCATGAACAAGGTTGAACCAGAACCTGGAGAGTGGAGCTCTTTCTTCCAAAGATTTTTGGATGGAAAGA TGGTGTTTGGCTCCTGGTACGACCATGTGAACGGCTGGTGGAAGAAGAAAGAAACTTATTCTAAACTCCACTACATGTTCTTTGAAGATCTGGTTGAG AACACTGGACAGGAAATAGACAAACTCTGCAATTTCCTTGGTTTATCTCCTTCAGCCAAGGATGTAGAAACCCTCTCAAGTTCGGTGCAGTTTGATAACATGAAAAAGGACAAGATGGCCAATTATTCCACAACCCCAGTTATGGATTTCAAGATTTCTCCTTTCATGAGAAAAG GAAAAGTTGGTGATTGGAAGAATCACTTCACTGTGACTCAGAATGAAGCGTTCGATGAAGACTACAAGAAAAAGATGACAGATCCCACGCTGCAGTTCCGCACTGAAATCTGA
- the wdr46 gene encoding WD repeat-containing protein 46 → MASPGEETVSVPHVGKKKKAPSRYWQEQQKEETKDGAVKGTTNPTAVDSGPKPPKQKKRKLKHEQNKNKKFLKHDQNKNKKLISGKSDPFPGKPRIPGDRLQKFKRKNKMKKPPRQHGKLRKLIVRSEEASDMAQKQAARFDLLLPEEAGFLEGDEGEDTCLISQEDIANAVDITSGAKHFNLKLSQFGPYRVDYNKTGRHLLIGGRRGHVACIDWQSKHLMCEINVMETVNDVKWLHSESMYAVAQKKWLYIYDSNGIELHCIRKFNDVLRMQFLPYHFLLATASATSFLQYLDVSVGKEVAAINTKTGRLDVMCQNPQNAIIHLGHPNGTVTLWSPNQKEALVKMLCHQGGVRSVAVDKTGTYMVTSGMDKKLKVYDLRAFKPLKSYFLPAGASCLSLSQKGLLSAATGDIVQVYRDVWSTPVTKPYMAHRVRGAVWGLHFCPFEDVLGVGHQDGFTSMLVPGAGEPNFDGLDANPFRSAKQRQEWEVKALLDKIQPELISLDPTELGHVDRATFQQKHEDRVKALGFDPLAKVKFIPRYKKKGRSSAGRVEKRKKQVAHEDQRDIIRKAMEDKRKTEEERNRKEQKKSLLSSQKSALDRFKK, encoded by the exons ATGGCGTCTCCCGGTGAAGAAACAGTCAGTGTTCCACACGTGGGCAAGAAGAAAAAG GCACCCTCCCGCTACTGGCAGGagcagcaaaaagaagaaacgaAAGATGGGGCTGTCAAAGGAACTACAAACCCGACTGCGGTGGATTCAGGGCCAAAGCCACcgaaacagaagaagagaaagCTTAAACACGAGCAAAATAAGAACAAGAAATTTCTTAAACATGACCAAAATAAGAACAAGAAATTAATTTCAGGG aaATCTGACCCCTTTCCTGGGAAACCGCGTATCCCAGGAGATCGGTTGCAaaaattcaaaaggaaaaacaaaatgaaaaag CCACCTCGACAGCATGGCAAACTCAGAAAATTGATCGTACGCTCTGAAGAAGCCTCAGACATGGCCCAGAAGCAAGCGGCTCGTTTTGACCTCCTGCTCCCAGAGGAAGCAGG CTTTCTAGAGGGTGATGAAGGTGAGGACACGTGCTTGATCTCACAAGAGGATATTGCAAACGCAGTGGATATAACATCTGGAGCAAAG CATTTCAATCTCAAGTTGTCTCAGTTTGGACCGTATAGAGTAGACTACAACAAAACTGGACG ACATTTGCTTATAGGTGGGAGAAGAGGCCATGTGGCTTGTATAGATTGGCAGTCCAAACACCTCATGTGTGAGATAAATGTCATGGAGACTGTCAACGATGTAAA GTGGCTGCACAGTGAGAGCATGTACGCTGTGGCCCAGAAGAAGTGGCTGTACATTTACGACTCCAATGGAATTGAACTTCACTGCATTCGCAAGTTCAACGACGTCCTCAGGATGCAGTTTCTCCCCTATCATTTTTTGCTTGCAACAGCG AGCGCTACAAGTTTCCTGCAGTACTTGGATGTATCGGTGGGAAAGGAGGTGGCAGCCATCAACACGAAAACCGGCCGACTTGATGTGATGTGCCAGAACCCCCAGAACGCCATAATCCACCTCGGTCACCCTAACGGCACGGTCACCCTCTGGTCACCCAATCAGAAAGAAGCTCTTGTTAAGATGCTTTGCCACCAAGGTGGAGTGCGCTCCGTCGCTGTGGATAAGACTGGAAC GTACATGGTAACATCTGGAAtggataaaaaattaaaagtctaTGACCTTAGAGCCTTCAAGCCCCTCAAATCTTACTTCCTCCCAGCTGGAGCCTCGTGTTTGTCCCTGAGTCAGAAGGGACTCCTGTCTGCTGCCACAGGTGACATTGTGCAG GTGTACAGGGATGTATGGAGCACGCCGGTCACCAAACCCTATATGGCCCACAGGGTTCGAGGGGCGGTGTGGGGGCTCCACTTCTGTCCCTTTGAGGACGTCCTTGGTGTTGGACATCAAGACGGCTTCACCAGCATGCTAGTACCAG GGGCAGGGGAGCCTAactttgatggtctggatgcAAATCCGTTCCGTAGTGCTAAGCAGAGGCAGGAATGGGAGGTTAAAGCCCTGCTGGACAAGATTCAGCCGGAGCTCATCAGCCTGGACCCAACAGAGCTGGGACATGTGGACCGCGCTACCTTTCAACAAAAGCATGAGGACCGAGTCAAAGCTCTG GGCTTTGATCCACTGGCAAAAGTGAAATTCATTCCCAGGTATAAGAAAAAAGGTCGTAGTTCTGCAGGCCGTGTGGAAAAACGCAAGAAGCAGGTGGCTCATGAGGACCAGAGG GACATCATCAGAAAAGCCATGGAGGACAAAAGGAAAACTGAGGAAGAACGAAACAGGAAGGAGCAAAAGAAGTCGCTGCTGTCGAGCCAGAAGTCTGCTCTGGACAGattcaaaaagtag